The following are encoded together in the Nitrospinaceae bacterium genome:
- a CDS encoding HAD-IIIA family hydrolase, with protein sequence MKRAIFLDRDGVINPMCLNPDHGTVDSPANPDQFNILPGVTDTICRFREMGFAVVVISNQPGVAKGKMVPDLLNEITEKMKRLLYHSGAELDGIYYCLHHPDALLPEYRELCECRKPKPGLLLRAAEELEIDLKSSFMIGDGLTDVLAGQSVGCRTVWLGNLKCEICREMDKHRVRPDFVADNLPDSLKFIEPDEG encoded by the coding sequence ATGAAGCGTGCGATATTTCTGGATCGGGATGGCGTGATAAATCCCATGTGCCTGAATCCGGATCACGGAACGGTGGACTCACCCGCCAACCCGGATCAATTCAATATTTTACCCGGAGTTACCGATACGATCTGCCGGTTTCGGGAGATGGGTTTTGCCGTGGTGGTTATCTCGAATCAACCCGGAGTCGCCAAGGGCAAGATGGTGCCCGATTTGCTTAATGAAATAACGGAAAAAATGAAAAGATTGTTGTACCACTCCGGAGCGGAGCTCGATGGCATCTACTATTGCCTGCATCATCCTGACGCTTTATTGCCCGAATACCGTGAGCTATGTGAATGCCGAAAACCCAAGCCCGGTCTTTTGCTACGGGCTGCGGAAGAGCTTGAAATTGATTTAAAATCCTCCTTTATGATAGGAGATGGATTGACTGATGTTTTAGCGGGACAATCGGTTGGTTGCCGTACCGTTTGGTTGGGGAATTTGAAGTGCGAAATATGCCGGGAGATGGACAAGCACCGGGTTCGTCCTGATTTTGTCGCTGATAATTTGCCCGATTCGTTGAAATTCATTGAACCGGATGAGGGATAA
- a CDS encoding Gfo/Idh/MocA family oxidoreductase, which translates to MSKTKFGVGVAGCGVIGSRRALVAANSENCRVAAVSDRLPSRMDELAAETGAEAVAEWEDMVERDDVDIVIVSTSNNFLAPISLAALNAGKHVLCEKPMCVNSHEAKELSAAVKESGCYLEVGYNHRYHPAVKMAYSLYREGSLGELMYMRCRYGHGGRRGYEKEWRMDPEFSGGGELLDQGVHAIDLFRWFLGDFTEAVGMTENWVWKSQVEDNAFALFRTSSGKVATLHASWTQWKNLFCLEIFGDSGSVEVDGLGGSYGTEKLTFHERNKEGGPPKIEKWEFEGKDTSWKEQWDDFLEAVSSGRSSMAAGVEDGLAVIQLTDAVYGSSQAGFGIKS; encoded by the coding sequence GTGAGTAAAACTAAGTTCGGAGTAGGGGTAGCCGGGTGCGGCGTCATCGGATCCCGAAGGGCGTTGGTGGCGGCGAATTCGGAAAATTGCCGGGTTGCCGCTGTGTCTGATCGATTGCCTTCTCGCATGGATGAGCTTGCGGCGGAAACTGGAGCCGAGGCGGTAGCTGAATGGGAGGACATGGTCGAGCGGGATGATGTCGATATCGTTATCGTTTCGACTTCGAATAATTTTTTAGCTCCGATATCGCTTGCCGCGCTGAATGCGGGGAAACATGTCCTTTGCGAAAAGCCCATGTGTGTGAATAGTCACGAGGCGAAGGAGCTATCTGCAGCGGTTAAAGAGAGTGGATGTTATCTGGAAGTCGGTTACAATCATCGGTATCATCCGGCTGTAAAAATGGCGTATTCCCTTTACCGTGAAGGAAGTCTGGGCGAGTTGATGTATATGCGTTGCCGTTACGGTCATGGCGGCAGACGGGGTTATGAGAAAGAATGGCGCATGGATCCAGAATTTTCGGGTGGCGGTGAACTCCTAGATCAGGGCGTTCACGCGATAGATTTGTTCCGTTGGTTTCTCGGTGATTTCACCGAGGCGGTCGGCATGACGGAAAATTGGGTCTGGAAAAGTCAGGTTGAGGATAATGCGTTCGCCCTGTTCCGAACCTCCAGCGGGAAAGTGGCTACACTCCATGCCAGTTGGACTCAATGGAAAAATTTGTTTTGTCTTGAAATATTTGGCGACAGCGGTTCGGTCGAAGTGGATGGCCTTGGTGGAAGCTACGGTACTGAAAAATTAACTTTTCACGAACGGAATAAAGAGGGCGGGCCGCCGAAAATAGAAAAATGGGAATTTGAAGGAAAGGATACATCATGGAAAGAGCAGTGGGATGATTTTCTGGAGGCCGTTTCATCGGGAAGAAGTTCGATGGCGGCCGGAGTTGAAGATGGCTTAGCCGTTATTCAATTGACGGATGCGGTGTACGGGTCTTCTCAAGCCGGGTTCGGAATAAAATCTTGA
- a CDS encoding UDP-glucose/GDP-mannose dehydrogenase family protein produces MSSSESICVVGLWHLGSVLSACWAEAGHQVVGLDRSLEVVGNLAGGEAPIFEPGLNDLLSKHIKSGSLSFSTDFKESIKKSDIVIVAFDTPVSSEDTADLEPLVSAVRDIAPFLKNDSLIVVSSQVPVGTCAGWLEEVQRISGNQGIGLVYSPENLRLSDAIRCYLHPDRVVVGADDDNAKERAVELFQDFGAPVLTMSLASAEMTKHVLNSFLATSVSFINEVSELCEKVGADTGEVAAALKADGRIGPRAFLAPGMGFSGGTLARDVQALMKIGRMKGEETPLLSSVLEVNRKRPEIFRKKLGEIFDSLEGLELAVLGLTYKAGTSTIRRSMAIEVIESLVAQGCRIRAYDPRADLSEAENPPDLERMNSAYEAARGTSGLLVLTEWPEFKELDFSRIRNSMKTPVVLDGSNFLDKAELECLGFRYRGIGR; encoded by the coding sequence GTGAGTTCTTCTGAGTCCATCTGTGTGGTCGGGCTATGGCACCTGGGGAGCGTTCTCTCGGCTTGTTGGGCCGAGGCGGGGCACCAGGTTGTTGGCCTGGATCGGTCGCTCGAGGTGGTCGGCAACCTGGCCGGGGGAGAGGCTCCTATATTCGAGCCTGGGTTGAACGATCTTCTTTCAAAACACATAAAATCCGGGAGTTTGTCATTTTCCACGGATTTCAAGGAATCGATTAAGAAATCCGATATCGTGATTGTGGCTTTCGATACCCCTGTGTCGTCCGAGGACACGGCGGACCTGGAGCCATTGGTGAGCGCGGTTCGGGACATCGCTCCGTTTTTGAAAAACGATTCATTGATTGTTGTGTCGAGCCAGGTTCCCGTCGGAACCTGCGCCGGATGGCTGGAAGAGGTCCAGCGTATCAGCGGGAATCAAGGTATCGGGCTTGTCTATTCACCGGAAAATTTGAGGCTCAGCGATGCGATCCGCTGCTACTTACATCCGGATCGGGTGGTCGTGGGTGCGGATGATGACAATGCCAAAGAGCGGGCGGTCGAATTGTTTCAGGATTTTGGCGCACCCGTACTGACGATGTCTCTGGCGAGCGCAGAGATGACGAAGCATGTATTGAATTCTTTTTTGGCCACCTCAGTTTCCTTTATCAATGAGGTGTCGGAGCTTTGTGAGAAAGTTGGTGCCGATACAGGGGAAGTCGCCGCTGCTCTGAAGGCGGACGGGCGTATTGGCCCGCGCGCGTTTCTTGCTCCGGGGATGGGTTTTTCCGGCGGTACGCTGGCACGTGATGTTCAGGCTTTAATGAAAATTGGTCGGATGAAAGGGGAGGAAACACCCCTCCTCTCCAGCGTGCTTGAGGTGAACCGCAAGAGGCCGGAGATTTTCCGGAAAAAACTAGGGGAAATATTCGACTCCCTTGAGGGGCTGGAGCTTGCCGTGCTCGGTCTGACATACAAGGCGGGAACGAGCACAATCAGAAGATCGATGGCGATAGAGGTAATCGAGTCTCTGGTGGCGCAAGGCTGCCGTATTCGGGCATACGATCCGAGGGCGGATTTGAGCGAGGCGGAAAATCCACCGGATTTGGAAAGAATGAATAGTGCATATGAGGCGGCGCGTGGAACTTCCGGTCTTTTGGTTCTGACGGAATGGCCCGAATTTAAAGAGCTTGATTTTTCCCGGATTCGAAACAGCATGAAGACCCCTGTCGTTTTAGATGGGAGCAATTTCTTGGATAAAGCGGAATTGGAGTGCTTGGGATTTCGCTATAGGGGTATCGGCCGATGA
- a CDS encoding galactokinase: MILVRAPLRIPLGGGGTDLPSYYEKSGGFILSAAINKYVYLYVNRPAADNLLRLKYSKYEQVNSAAEIQHDLVRPTLQHFGLDNNLEIVSMADVPDGTGMGSSGRYLVALLMALSELKKDRMPTQELAEKACDIEMNLAGHPVGKHDHYIAAFGGFTCLEIDKSGGVDVSALDISISTVESLRSNLLLFYTGINRSSRGVLAEQKQDTEDGNKVVVDSLDFTKELGYRIKEALRGGDVDLFGNLLHEHWENKKRRSGKISNPSIDRWYEISRENGALGGKVIGAGGGGFLMVYCPPPVKNKVRDSLVAEGLQEMAFDFDDEGTKVMVNF, from the coding sequence GTGATATTGGTTCGAGCGCCGCTTAGAATTCCTCTAGGTGGTGGCGGCACGGATTTGCCGTCTTATTACGAGAAAAGCGGCGGATTTATTTTAAGCGCCGCCATCAATAAATACGTTTACCTGTATGTGAATCGCCCTGCCGCCGATAATTTGTTGCGGCTGAAGTATTCCAAGTACGAGCAGGTCAATTCGGCGGCCGAGATTCAACACGATCTGGTTCGTCCCACCCTTCAGCATTTTGGTCTCGACAATAACCTGGAGATCGTGTCCATGGCTGATGTTCCCGATGGGACCGGGATGGGTTCTTCGGGAAGATACCTGGTTGCTCTCTTGATGGCATTGTCCGAGTTGAAAAAGGACAGGATGCCTACCCAGGAACTTGCCGAAAAAGCGTGTGATATCGAGATGAATCTGGCTGGTCATCCCGTGGGGAAGCACGATCACTATATAGCGGCGTTTGGCGGTTTTACTTGCCTGGAAATTGATAAAAGCGGGGGGGTGGATGTCAGCGCTCTGGATATTTCTATTTCCACAGTTGAATCCCTGAGAAGCAATCTGCTTCTTTTTTACACGGGAATTAACCGAAGCAGCCGGGGCGTCCTCGCGGAGCAGAAGCAGGATACAGAGGATGGAAACAAGGTGGTTGTTGACAGCCTGGATTTTACAAAAGAGCTTGGATATCGAATCAAGGAAGCGCTGAGGGGGGGAGATGTGGACCTGTTCGGAAACTTACTGCATGAACATTGGGAAAATAAAAAACGCCGTTCTGGAAAGATCAGCAATCCCTCCATTGACCGCTGGTATGAAATTTCAAGAGAAAACGGTGCGCTTGGTGGAAAAGTGATCGGAGCCGGGGGAGGTGGGTTTTTGATGGTATACTGTCCTCCGCCGGTGAAAAACAAGGTGCGAGATTCTTTGGTTGCTGAAGGGCTTCAGGAGATGGCTTTCGATTTCGACGACGAAGGTACCAAGGTGATGGTCAATTTTTAA
- a CDS encoding NAD-dependent epimerase/dehydratase family protein — translation MKILITGVAGFIGSNLATRLKKEEHEIIGIDNFSSGARTNIDDCIEFYEADIRTKEIYPYFKDVDYVFHLAAKNCLPDCLEDPVETAEINVVGTVNVLEAARRAGVKKIVYSDTSAEYEGILEFPSTEDEISPFSVYATSKNSGAAICRNYERFFDQRITIVRYFNVYGPLQDWRRSMPPLMSAFVLKLLKGERPIIYGDGEKRRDFIYVDDVTDFNIMAAFDERTDGLVCNVGSGVNYSVKEILEIVKEMVGVDMPAIFKDELPGEAEVTLADISRSKSFGWEPRVDLREGLRRFIAFVEEENIIESSRTGGR, via the coding sequence GTGAAGATTCTAATAACGGGAGTTGCAGGTTTTATTGGCAGTAATTTGGCCACCCGTCTCAAGAAAGAAGAGCACGAAATAATTGGTATCGATAATTTTTCAAGTGGGGCTCGCACCAATATTGATGACTGTATTGAATTTTACGAAGCAGATATACGAACCAAGGAGATTTATCCGTATTTTAAGGATGTGGATTACGTCTTTCATCTGGCTGCGAAAAACTGCCTTCCTGATTGTCTTGAAGATCCGGTTGAAACGGCTGAGATCAATGTCGTTGGAACCGTGAATGTATTGGAGGCAGCTCGTCGAGCAGGCGTGAAAAAAATTGTATACTCAGATACATCCGCTGAATATGAGGGGATTTTGGAGTTCCCATCTACAGAAGATGAAATCTCTCCTTTTAGTGTTTATGCGACAAGTAAAAATTCGGGTGCGGCAATATGCAGGAACTATGAAAGATTTTTCGATCAGCGAATTACGATTGTTCGTTACTTCAATGTATATGGACCTCTGCAGGATTGGCGCCGGAGTATGCCTCCTCTCATGAGCGCTTTTGTTTTGAAGCTTTTAAAGGGAGAGCGTCCGATCATTTACGGTGACGGGGAAAAGCGAAGAGATTTTATATATGTAGACGATGTAACAGATTTCAATATCATGGCTGCGTTTGATGAAAGGACGGATGGCCTTGTCTGCAATGTCGGTTCCGGAGTTAATTATTCGGTGAAGGAAATTTTGGAAATTGTCAAAGAAATGGTGGGTGTGGATATGCCGGCAATATTCAAGGATGAACTACCCGGAGAGGCGGAGGTAACGCTAGCCGATATTAGCCGATCGAAATCGTTCGGCTGGGAGCCTCGAGTCGATCTTCGGGAAGGACTCAGGCGGTTCATCGCCTTTGTCGAGGAGGAAAATATTATTGAAAGCAGTCGTACTGGCGGCAGGTAA
- a CDS encoding SIS domain-containing protein, with protein sequence MTFTEIFLSEAEQIIKKLDLAAIDKLVSMLVETREREGRLFLLGAGGGAAHASHATNDFRKLANIEAYAPTDNVSELTARVNDEGWETVFVNWLKGSRFSRKDMIMVFSVGGGDLENNVSPNIVLALKYAKEIGAAIGGVVGRDGGFTAQVADACVIVPTVNPAMVTPHTESFQAVVWHLLVSHPDLQEVTAKWESIR encoded by the coding sequence ATGACTTTTACGGAAATTTTTTTGTCCGAAGCGGAACAAATAATTAAAAAACTCGACTTGGCGGCTATCGATAAGCTTGTGTCGATGCTTGTTGAAACTCGGGAAAGAGAAGGTCGGCTTTTTTTGCTTGGTGCAGGAGGAGGCGCAGCTCATGCCTCACACGCGACGAATGATTTTAGAAAACTTGCCAATATCGAGGCCTACGCTCCGACGGACAACGTGAGCGAGTTGACCGCCCGCGTGAACGATGAGGGTTGGGAAACCGTATTTGTAAACTGGCTTAAGGGCAGTCGCTTTTCACGAAAAGATATGATCATGGTGTTTTCGGTAGGCGGCGGCGATTTGGAAAATAATGTCAGCCCGAATATTGTACTTGCGCTCAAATATGCCAAAGAAATCGGTGCCGCGATCGGGGGTGTTGTCGGGAGAGATGGTGGATTCACGGCCCAAGTTGCGGATGCCTGTGTCATCGTCCCGACTGTGAATCCCGCCATGGTCACACCTCATACGGAATCCTTTCAGGCGGTTGTGTGGCATCTTCTGGTTTCGCACCCTGACCTCCAGGAGGTTACGGCGAAATGGGAGTCAATTCGTTGA
- a CDS encoding O-antigen ligase family protein, producing the protein MKEVKGIEKGCHFVLKWGLVFLLGVSPLPFGSVLPGAYITIQVVSLFLAATWIIKCVWCGNLEILWSTFLIPVGCFILVVIFQLIPISETFISWISPARQNLYHITHSEKINSEISLKKQPRKNVVMQLSVNRYATSVELLKLLSYMLIFIVTVNNFKTRGDVLFFLRVLAFLGFGYSLFAIIQKISWNGMAFWFIPLRPRRFPFGTFINKNHFASYIGMIIPLALGMLATKKIEFKKKYSKFENQTFINLKQSNDYLSRQVVMLFVSMVMILALFMSLSRGGIFSAGVVLIFLSLYAYLNYKKIRKKIWVVCGISILSIPLIAMYLDLKDVMGRLEVLDIEKILLTEGRFDLWANAIEIFQDYPLLGVGLGAFSSIFTSYQTISPKIIFTHLENDYFQLLIESGIVGSVAVFFAIILFMKFILKGFINAKDLETKGWIAGGIGSVIYISLHSLVDFSLHMPANAVLFIFIMALLAITVGLHGKRDRSTCKFKMVSFRFSRWSRKWLVSSVIIVCGILLFVILSVNSSEEKKLFSRGKSFLVFLQIGHRTSRCELIWHGQKGLEKFKSASLINPLNPEYHYYIGLTKGLMAQYENKCQARISDEILLNYNSSFRLALYLDRVNPGLKFKVSMFYLSYWKNLPPADREYGLRVFRDALMIHPDFKYKAREILLQDKKKYIDPAIRDLL; encoded by the coding sequence ATGAAAGAGGTTAAGGGTATAGAGAAGGGATGTCACTTTGTTTTGAAGTGGGGATTAGTATTCCTTTTAGGGGTATCTCCTCTTCCTTTCGGTTCAGTTCTACCAGGTGCTTATATAACAATTCAGGTCGTATCTTTATTTTTGGCAGCTACTTGGATTATTAAATGTGTCTGGTGTGGAAATTTAGAAATTTTGTGGTCGACCTTTTTGATTCCGGTTGGATGTTTCATTTTAGTCGTCATCTTTCAGTTGATTCCGATTTCTGAAACCTTCATTTCTTGGATTTCACCTGCTAGACAAAACCTCTACCATATAACGCATTCCGAAAAAATAAATTCTGAAATTAGCTTAAAAAAACAACCCAGAAAAAATGTTGTTATGCAATTGAGCGTAAATCGCTACGCTACATCGGTGGAATTGCTGAAATTATTATCATATATGCTTATATTTATCGTGACCGTAAATAACTTCAAGACAAGAGGAGATGTATTGTTTTTCTTGCGGGTCCTGGCTTTTTTGGGATTCGGATATTCCCTGTTCGCAATCATTCAAAAAATTTCATGGAATGGTATGGCTTTTTGGTTTATTCCGCTGAGACCCAGACGATTTCCCTTTGGAACTTTTATCAACAAAAATCATTTTGCAAGTTATATAGGAATGATCATACCTCTAGCGTTGGGAATGTTAGCGACCAAAAAGATAGAATTTAAAAAAAAATACAGCAAATTTGAGAATCAGACTTTTATAAATTTAAAGCAAAGCAATGATTATTTGAGCAGACAAGTCGTCATGTTATTCGTTTCTATGGTGATGATTTTGGCATTGTTCATGTCTTTGTCTAGAGGTGGAATTTTTAGTGCTGGTGTGGTGCTGATATTTTTGAGTTTATATGCCTATTTGAATTATAAAAAAATTAGAAAGAAAATATGGGTCGTATGTGGAATTTCAATTTTGTCGATTCCATTGATTGCTATGTATTTAGATTTAAAGGATGTAATGGGACGCTTAGAGGTTCTGGATATTGAGAAAATTCTTTTGACGGAAGGACGTTTTGATCTTTGGGCAAATGCGATAGAAATTTTTCAAGATTATCCTCTTTTGGGAGTTGGCCTAGGTGCATTTTCTTCCATATTCACTAGTTATCAAACGATCAGTCCAAAGATAATTTTTACTCATTTGGAAAACGATTACTTTCAGTTATTAATCGAATCTGGGATTGTGGGTAGTGTTGCAGTATTTTTCGCAATAATTTTGTTCATGAAATTTATTTTGAAAGGATTTATCAATGCAAAGGATCTTGAAACGAAGGGATGGATAGCAGGAGGAATAGGTTCGGTTATTTATATTAGCCTACACAGTTTGGTTGATTTTTCACTTCATATGCCAGCGAATGCGGTTCTTTTTATTTTTATAATGGCCCTTCTTGCAATTACAGTTGGACTCCATGGGAAGCGTGATCGCTCTACTTGTAAATTTAAAATGGTTTCGTTTCGATTTTCGAGATGGAGTAGGAAATGGCTTGTCAGTTCGGTAATAATTGTTTGTGGGATATTGCTATTCGTTATTTTGAGTGTCAATTCTTCAGAGGAAAAGAAATTGTTTAGCCGTGGAAAGAGCTTTCTTGTATTTTTGCAAATAGGGCATCGGACTTCTCGATGTGAATTAATTTGGCATGGTCAAAAGGGACTGGAGAAATTTAAGTCAGCAAGCCTAATAAACCCATTAAATCCAGAATACCACTACTATATAGGATTAACGAAAGGTTTAATGGCGCAATATGAAAATAAATGCCAGGCGAGGATATCGGACGAGATACTTTTAAATTATAACTCATCTTTTCGTCTTGCTCTTTATCTTGACCGTGTTAATCCGGGTCTGAAATTCAAAGTGTCGATGTTTTATCTTTCATATTGGAAGAATCTCCCGCCAGCAGATAGGGAATACGGACTTCGGGTTTTTAGAGATGCGCTTATGATTCATCCAGACTTTAAGTACAAGGCAAGAGAAATTCTTTTGCAAGATAAGAAAAAATATATTGATCCTGCCATCAGGGATCTTTTGTAG
- a CDS encoding nucleotidyltransferase family protein, whose protein sequence is MKAVVLAAGKGTRLNRLTETTPKPMLPVGGEPIVSYLLEQLAKVGVSEIFMNLHHSPDVLRNYCGDGSSWGFQITYSYEPELLGTAGAVKNFQKYLEGEPFWVMYGDNYLECDLYSLWEFHAERDGVASIALFEREDTSGAGIAQLDDDDRVTGFVEKPPEGSGAGNLVNGGLYVLSPDIFSHIPAHGAPDFGYDIFPALLSGGHPIFGKVMPGEVLGIDTPERYEHLKGKF, encoded by the coding sequence TTGAAAGCAGTCGTACTGGCGGCAGGTAAAGGGACACGGCTAAACCGATTGACCGAAACTACACCCAAGCCGATGTTGCCAGTCGGGGGGGAACCCATCGTTTCCTACCTCCTGGAGCAGTTGGCCAAAGTGGGTGTGAGTGAAATTTTCATGAATCTGCATCATAGTCCTGATGTCTTGCGGAATTATTGCGGGGATGGGTCCTCCTGGGGGTTTCAGATCACCTATTCCTATGAACCTGAGCTTCTGGGCACCGCTGGGGCGGTGAAGAATTTCCAGAAATATCTAGAAGGTGAGCCATTCTGGGTAATGTACGGTGACAACTACCTGGAATGCGATCTGTATTCTTTATGGGAATTTCATGCCGAACGGGATGGAGTAGCATCTATCGCATTGTTTGAAAGAGAAGACACCAGCGGTGCTGGAATTGCCCAGTTGGATGACGATGACCGGGTGACAGGGTTTGTCGAAAAGCCACCCGAAGGCTCGGGGGCCGGAAATCTGGTCAATGGTGGGCTTTATGTTCTCTCACCGGATATTTTTTCTCATATTCCGGCTCACGGAGCACCGGATTTTGGCTACGATATTTTCCCCGCTCTTTTATCCGGAGGCCATCCGATTTTTGGGAAGGTCATGCCGGGTGAAGTTTTGGGGATCGATACCCCTGAGAGATATGAACACTTGAAAGGAAAATTCTAG
- a CDS encoding SDR family oxidoreductase, whose protein sequence is MNLKDRVALITGGSLGIGKATVTKFLDEGAKVAFCARNEQEIKKAVAEFEKINPDVLSVRADITDKEQVANMVEAATRRFGNIDILVNNAGIYGPIGPSWEVDLDLWEEAMRINLFGTMKVCQAVVPLMIKAGGGKIINIAGGGAAGPFPRYSAYASSKAALVRVTENLSIELSDHNIQVNSIAPGFVVTRLHQQTMDAGDNAGAEFLQKTRKEMEEGGVDPSVPAALAAYLASPRGDAITGKFISAIWDGWAGFEKHLEDFKKSDVYTLRRIVPAERGMDWK, encoded by the coding sequence ATGAACCTGAAAGATCGCGTCGCCCTGATCACTGGGGGCAGTTTGGGAATCGGGAAAGCTACCGTTACGAAATTTCTGGACGAAGGCGCAAAAGTCGCTTTTTGTGCCCGCAATGAACAGGAAATAAAGAAGGCGGTGGCGGAATTCGAAAAAATCAATCCCGACGTTCTCTCTGTGCGGGCGGATATTACAGATAAAGAGCAAGTCGCTAATATGGTTGAGGCCGCGACTCGCCGATTTGGGAATATCGATATTCTGGTGAATAATGCGGGAATATACGGCCCCATCGGTCCTTCCTGGGAAGTGGATCTCGATTTATGGGAAGAGGCCATGCGGATCAATCTTTTCGGGACCATGAAGGTCTGCCAGGCTGTTGTTCCTTTGATGATCAAGGCGGGTGGCGGAAAAATTATCAACATTGCGGGAGGTGGAGCCGCCGGCCCGTTTCCCAGATACAGTGCGTATGCGTCATCCAAGGCGGCGCTGGTCCGCGTTACCGAAAACCTGTCGATCGAGTTGAGTGATCATAACATCCAGGTCAATTCGATTGCCCCCGGTTTCGTTGTCACACGTCTTCATCAACAGACGATGGATGCCGGGGATAACGCGGGTGCCGAATTTCTTCAGAAGACCAGAAAAGAAATGGAAGAAGGGGGGGTGGACCCCAGTGTTCCAGCCGCTCTTGCCGCGTATTTGGCATCGCCGAGAGGGGATGCGATTACAGGCAAGTTCATCAGCGCGATATGGGATGGATGGGCGGGATTCGAAAAGCATCTTGAGGACTTCAAAAAATCGGATGTCTACACCCTTCGCCGGATCGTTCCCGCCGAGCGCGGCATGGACTGGAAGTGA